A genomic region of Trypanosoma brucei brucei TREU927 chromosome 3, complete sequence contains the following coding sequences:
- a CDS encoding variant surface glycoprotein (VSG), putative, which produces MQATSLVLVVACAAICAANRASAAAANEGDNAAAYATLCSAVAVLSTPYAAPSTPEINDALLAEAQALNFSLHHPEAADELAQEGKDSMDKLKKGGKAQKLATEQSFADYKNKAATAKAMAKERPYARVKKTLNNGFLTTQIKKVIDDIQATVDITQKIKVQEHTNTANSKMNKAVYGTDEPNDSVRVVDAAGATTRDAVCGKPGNANAQRRAGKSLKQDIMCICALLTSGQGQTACANLSPALDKDPTGGTDLEDDWKKLHQTCLARYHKNAPTADRIRAVAANVQHTIAQSTANGNKITHILGKTNRDPATNGCNGDVGDNSGCCVYYGRGAGATLTYKIEWAEAMEEAAQAIKAAEQAAAQKTELLAKLTLLNTTLANLAKAAMEAQAAASPTTERAPQQADTKTAEDQEKVCNAAGNDENKCKDLESQGCKYDENKPADQKCTLKKEVKEKLEKEGKKDGATATTVKCSEYGSQDKCEEVNKEKDKPVCGWRSGKDNEDDKDAKKCRNGSFLASKQFALIAVVFDCLVAF; this is translated from the coding sequence ATGCAGGCAACCTCACTGGTGCTAGTCGTTGCATGCGCGGCAATATGCGCAGCTAATAGGGCATCAGCCGCAGCCGCAAACGAAGGCGACAATGCAGCTGCTTACGCCACGCTTTGTTCCGCAGTAGCAGTACTTTCGACGCCCTACGCCGCACCAAGCACACCAGAGATAAACGACGCTTTGCTCGCGGAGGCCCAAGCACTAAATTTCTCGTTACACCACCCGGAAGCAGCGGATGAACTGGCACAGGAAGGTAAAGACAGCATGGATAAACTGAAAAAAGGCGGCAAAGCACAAAAGCTAGCGACGGAGCAATCCTTCGCAGactacaaaaacaaagcagcaacggcaaAAGCAATGGCGAAAGAGAGGCCGTACGCAAGGGTGAAAAAAACGCTCAACAACGGATTCTTAACAACGCAAATTAAGAAAGTAATTGACGACATACAGGCAACGGTGGACATTACCCAAAAAATTAAGGTGCAggaacatacaaacacagcCAACAGTAAAATGAACAAGGCGGTCTACGGAACGGACGAACCAAACGATTCAGTCCGAGTAGTGGACGCAGCGGGGGCAACAACAAGAGACGCAGTTTGCGGCAAGCCAGGAAACGCCAACGCCCAGCGCCGGGCAGGGAAATCACTAAAACAAGATATTATGTGCATCTGTGCGTTACTAACAAGCGGACAAGGTCAGACCGCCTGCGCAAATTTAAGCCCAGCACTAGACAAGGACCCAACAGGAGGAACGGATCTGGAAGACGACTGGAAAAAGCTACACCAAACATGCTTAGCGCGTTACCATAAAAACGCACCGACTGCGGACAGAATAAGAGCAGTTGCTGCCAACGTGCAACACACCATTGCGCAAAGCACCGCCAACggcaacaaaataacacaTATCCTAGGGAAAACGAACCGAGACCCAGCAACAAACGGCTGCAACGGCGACGTCGGCGATAACAGCGGGTGCTGCGTCTATTACGGCCGCGGTGCCGGGGCAACCTTAACCTATAAAATAGAGTGGGCCGAAGCGATGGAAGAAGCAGCACAAGCAATCAAGGCAGCCGAACAAGCGGCGGCCCAAAAAACAGAGCTACTGGCGAAACTAACTTTGCTCAACACAACACTAGCTAACCTCGCCAAAGCGGCCATGGAGGCGCAGGCAGCAGCCAGCCCAACTACTGAGCGAGCACCGCAGCAAGCGGACACAAAAACAGCGGAAGATCAGGAGAAAGTTTGCAATGCAGCAGGCAATGACGAAAACAAATGTAAAGACCTAGAAAGCCAAGGCTGCAAATACGATGAAAACAAACCAGCGGAccaaaagtgcacattgaaaaaggaagtaaaagaaaaactagaaaaagaaggaaaaaaagatggagctACAGCAACAACTGTAAAATGCTCCGAATATGGCTCACAAGACAAATGCGAAGAAgtcaataaagaaaaagacaaacctGTTTGTGGCTGGAGAAGCGGTAAAGATAATGAGGATGACAAGGATGCGAAAAAGTGCCGAAATGGTAGTTTTCTAGCAAGCAAACAATTCGCCCTGATTGCCGTAGTTTTTGATTGTTTGGTAGCGTTTTAA
- a CDS encoding variant surface glycoprotein (VSG), putative: MNGSMALSLVLLVASSLSTRVGADSAEATNANNAVTNACQEAELLQHLIEETESRISTVTTAEDGITEEAQKFFLGAARSAGTDRHWQYLALNLAATQIATNNKAKNKATAATLKDVLQTLLRRQAQVELYHKMSDGAEHKNGISKAKGGQTPLLTAGSSRMCVVEFAAKDPNSQRCRKPVSATKDIDKIRQNVAAADGIKGIPDGAFKRPKITAIAEATGSPDGDNPTASQPICNSGGNGNAGSNNVLAVSAIKLDNSEATPTKATISRPPASATGCKEPEVAPEELLVTQAAVAHSLCKLQTAIPTKAATIGQLTVTALQDNPTVQEIAMLVTGAPNGASDTNTMKAAVKTLFGESTETVQKTYLEPLATVSIQFKVAGTSKEGTIVSFATDSGYSEALAYLLGQDFKASKVKQAQATTAAKPEIEKCKEDTEETKCTEDADCEHKGGKCKLKEGVKVEENEGKGTNNTGSNSIVINRAPLLFAFFLL, translated from the coding sequence ATGAACGGTAGCATGGCGTTGTCTCTAGTTCTATTAGTCGCCTCAAGTCTAAGCACAAGAGTCGGAGCAGACTCAGCAGAGGCGACAAATGCAAACAACGCAGTAACAAACGCTTGCCAAGAAGCAGAGCTGCTACAGCACCTGATAGAAGAAACTGAAAGCAGGATATCAACAGTGACGACAGCAGAAGATGGCATTACTGAAGAAGCACAGAAATTCTTCTTAGGAGCGGCAAGATCAGCAGGAACGGACAGGCACTGGCAGTACCTGGCACTAAACCTTGCAGCAACACAAATCGCAACTAACAATAAAGCAAAGAACAAAGCAACCGCAGCGACTCTGAAAGACGTTTTGCAGACGCTGCTAAGACGACAAGCCCAGGTCGAACTTTACCACAAAATGTCGGACGGAGCCGAGCACAAAAACGGCATAAGCAAAGCCAAAGGCGGCCAAACACCCTTACTAACGGCAGGGAGCTCAAGGATGTGCGTGGTTGAATTCGCTGCAAAAGACCCAAACAGCCAACGCTGCCGCAAGCCAGTTTCAGCAACAAAAGACATAGACAAAATTCGACAGAACGTAGCCGCAGCCGACGGCATAAAGGGCATACCGGACGGCGCCTTTAAGCGGCCGAAGATCACAGCAATAGCAGAGGCAACAGGGAGCCCAGATGGCGACAACCCAACGGCAAGTCAGCCGATCTGCAACTCGGGGGGCAACGGCAACGCAGGCAGCAACAATGTGCTGGCCGTAAGCGCGATCAAACTGGACAACAGCGAAGCGACACCAACCAAGGCAACCATCTCCAGGCCGCCGGCCAGCGCTACCGGCTGCAAGGAGCCGGAGGTGGCACCAGAGGAGCTGCTAGTAACCCAGGCCGCTGTTGCCCATTCCCTATGCAAGCTCCAGACTGCGATACCAACAAAAGCGGCCACAATCGGTCAGCTAACAGTAACGGCGCTCCAAGACAACCCGACTGTGCAAGAAATAGCCATGCTAGTAACTGGTGCCCCAAATGGAGCGTCAGACACAAACACTATGAAAGCGGCTGTAAAGACACTCTTCGGAGAAAGCACAGAAACGGTTCAGAAGACGTATCTAGAGCCCCTAGCCACGGTCAGCATTCAATTCAAAGTAGCAGGAACATCGAAAGAAGGAACCATCGTCAGTTTCGCCACGGACAGCGGCTATAGCGAGGCATTGGCATATTTACTAGGCCAAGACTTTAAGGCatcaaaagtaaaacaaGCACAAGCTACAACAGCAGCCAAACcagaaatagaaaaatgcaaggaaGACACTGAAGAAACCAAATGCACAGAGGATGCAGACTGCGAACACAAAGGCGGAAAGTGCAAACTTAAAGAGGGagtgaaagtggaagaaaatgaaggcaaAGGCACAAACAACACAGGGAGCAATTCTATTGTCATTAACAGGGCACCTCTtttgtttgcatttttcCTTCTATAA
- a CDS encoding variant surface glycoprotein (VSG, atypical), putative has product MFSELGIALLTVAAFANGAKENVREFSDLCVLYSFLARPVPVPVIHGTDGTKSTPVTSVFQTALNEVIKLNLTVIDPKMSAVLADDKKYDKAAKILESQDVKGYFDKLSAETVQTMINEYPTIKPGEKEDKNFMKKFKVPVSESTATNVRPLMANLAAAAMQIKSELDTKLASLSSTRTRIRKLTVTAMFGQAVAENPTQPITADTQLDTLLTAQNFPWSDSAARDAACERPESNSAGPGKAIAADVVCLCSEHKNAASDSCTDTATSDTDNFGVGSGMKLKAFNRWKQLQTKCKEQNPAKAVTLNPTAITAALSAVFGNLGKNAITQASVTGKAATPVERHSYLGAYVVGGTTPTTCTSASWDPGSTAGKGLCISYENFLNKGKQVPWAAAVLDVADELHNLEDANADIITLYSRVCAIKKQMETLLLMGELLTPAAGPVLTTTTLKEKTVEEQNKFARFNSNETDCTTNGCDYDKTKKECKPKPGTENTAPPTGTGTAGATASTGCARHKDKTECDADKTGEKQNCAWRKGKEGEPEPEKELCRNGSFIANKKLALMAAAAFMCFLF; this is encoded by the coding sequence ATGTTTTCCGAACTAGGTATTGCCCTACTAACTGTAGCGGCTTTCGCAAATGGAGCCAAAGAGAATGTTAGGGAGTTCAGCGATTTGTGTGTACTTTATAGTTTTTTGGCCCGACCAGTACCAGTACCAGTGATACATGGCACAGACGGTACAAAAAGCACACCTGTTACCAGCGTATTTCAAACAGCACTGAACGAGGTCATAAAACTTAACCTAACTGTTATAGACCCCAAAATGTCTGCTGTGCTGGCAGATGACAAAAAATACGACAAAGCAGCGAAGATACTGGAGAGCCAGGATGTCAAAGGTTATTTTGACAAGCTAAGCGCAGAGACCGTCCAAACTATGATAAATGAATATCCAACGATCAAACCAGgcgaaaaagaagataaaaactTTATGAAAAAGTTCAAAGTGCCTGTAAGCGAATCAACAGCCACAAACGTTCGGCCTCTGATGGCAAAtttagcagcagcagcaatgcAGATAAAGTCCGAACTAGACACGAAGCTGGCAAGCCTTTCATCAACTAGGACAAGGATCAGAAAGCTTACAGTGACTGCAATGTTCGGACAAGCAGTGGCCGAGAACCCGACCCAGCCAATCACGGCGGACACTCAACTCGACACGCTACTAACAGCTCAGAACTTTCCATGGAGCGACAGCGCCGCCAGAGACGCTGCCTGTGAAAGACCAGAAAGCAACTCAGCAGGACCAGGCAAAGCAATAGCCGCCGACGTCGTCTGCCTATGTTCCGAGCACAAAAACGCAGCAAGCGACTCTTGCACAGACACAGCTACCAGCGACACCGACAACTTTGGCGTAGGATCAGGAATGAAACTGAAAGCATTCAACAGGTGGAAGCAGCTACAAACAAAATGCAAAGAGCAAAACCCGGCCAAGGCAGTAACCCTAAACCCAACAGCAATTACAGCTGCACTGAGCGCTGTCTTTGGAAACCTTGGCAAAAATGCGATAACTCAGGCGAGCGTGACCGGAAAAGCGGCAACACCGGTAGAGAGGCACAGTTACCTCGGAGCATACGTGGTCGGCGGAACCACACCGACAACATGTACCAGCGCAAGCTGGGACCCAGGGAGCACAGCGGGAAAAGGCCTCTGCATAAGCTACGAAAACTTTCTGAACAAAGGCAAGCAGGTTCCGTGGGCAGCAGCGGTATTAGATGTAGCTGACGAACTCCACAACCTAGAGGACGCCAACGCAGACATCATAACCCTGTACAGCCGTGTCTGCGcaataaagaaacaaatggagACTCTTTTGCTTATGGGTGAATTATTAACTCCGGCAGCGGGACCAGTCCTAACAACTACGACACTCAAGGAAAAGACTGTagaggaacaaaataaattcgCTAGGTTTAACAGCAATGAAACGGATTGCACAACTAACGGCTGCGATTATGACAAAACtaaaaaggaatgcaaaccCAAACCAGGAACGGAAAACACAGCACCACCAACAGGGACCGGAACTGCAGGAGCAACAGCTTCAACTGGCTGTGCAAGACACAAAGACAAAACTGAGTGCGATGctgacaaaacaggcgaaAAGCAAAATTGCGCGTGGAGAAAGGGTAAAGAGggtgaacctgaacccgAAAAAGAACTGTGCCGAAATGGTAGTTTTATTgccaataagaaattggctctgatggctgctgcAGCCTTTATGTGTTTTCTATTTTAG
- a CDS encoding variant surface glycoprotein (VSG, atypical), putative, whose protein sequence is MDCQNRAAIALVQWKTATTVAVALLYVAVTASASYEVLDFTTWPAHCSLAVTLRKVHGGMLTKLESQISYRNKLEEMEAKLRIYGLKGATAEEQTTVELLAETAALMRVSKQNKEQTNLQTAVTAVGFASEGAAAISSYLMTIDSLTHNTQTYCLSDSAAELSPTGCRHGKSSDYEAGNGPDNDDIVDSGFTKIAGQTNTANTGKKSKCGLFRHEANPESNGGIFITAASSKPSFGYGMLKIEAEDQSTGLKLSGIKARAGDEDQKFWSSCHAAVKAAQDMQDEPPLKVDQTLLAVLVGSTEMQYILKLEAAASQQKGPEEVTIDLASAKKTYFGSDNNKLEPLWTKIKGENIVDLTNAKGTTKELGTVTDTTELHKLLSYYYTVRKERQRKTAEQVEKLETELADQKDKSPESECNKISDEPKCNDEKICSWHKEVKAGEKNCQFNSKKAKEKGISVTQTQTVGGTETTTDKCKDKKKANCKDSCKWEGETCKESSILVNKKFALSAAAFAALLF, encoded by the coding sequence ATGGATTGCCAGAACCGCGCAGCAATAGCGCTGGTACAGTGGAAAACAGCCACAACAGTGGCAGTGGCGTTGCTCTACGTGGCCGTGACAGCCAGCGCAAGCTATGAAGTCTTAGACTTCACAACGTGGCCGGCTCACTGCAGTCTAGCGGTAACCCTGAGGAAGGTACACGGAGGCATGCTAACAAAACTGGAAAGTCAAATTAGCTACCGAAACAAGctggaagaaatggaggcaAAACTACGAATCTACGGACTAAAAGGAGCAACGGCCGAAGAGCAAACTACAGTAGAGCTGCTGGCCGAAACGGCGGCGCTCATGCGAGTGAgcaagcaaaacaaagagcAAACCAATCTACAGACGGCGGTTACAGCCGTGGGCTTTGCCAGCGAGGGTGCAGCAGCCATCAGCAGCTACCTCATGACAATCGACTCGCTGACCCACAACACGCAAACGTACTGCCTAAGCGACAGCGCAGCAGAGCTATCTCCAACCGGATGCAGGCATGGTAAATCAAGCGACTACGAAGCTGGCAACGGACCAGACAACGACGACATAGTAGACAGTGGCTTCACAAAAATAGCTGGGCAAACCAACACAGCAAACACTGGAAAGAAGTCGAAATGCGGCTTATTCAGGCATGAAGCCAACCCAGAAAGCAATGGAGGCATTTTCATCACAGCAGCAAGCTCCAAGCCTTCCTTCGGCTACGGCATGCTGAAAATAGAAGCGGAAGACCAGAGCACGGGGCTGAAACTTTCAGGCATAAAAGCAAGAGCAGGCGACGAGGACCAGAAATTCTGGAGCAGCTGCCACGCCGCAGTCAAGGCAGCACAAGATATGCAAGACGAACCACCCCTAAAAGTCGACCAGACGCTCCTAGCTGTTCTTGTGGGATCGACAGAAATGCAGTACATACTTAAACTAGAAGCGGCAGCATCACAGCAAAAAGGACCAGAGGAAGTAACAATCGACCTAGCCAGCGCCAAAAAAACTTATTTCGgcagcgacaacaacaaactagAGCCGCTCTGGACTAAAATCAAAGGAGAGAATATAGTTGACCTGACCAATGCCAAAGGAACCACAAAAGAGTTAGGAACGGTCACAGACACGACCGAACTCCATAAACTTTTAAGTTATTATTACACggtcagaaaagaaaggcagAGAAAAACAGCGGAGCAGGTAGAAAAACTAGAAACCGAACTAGCAGATCAAAAAGACAAATCCCCCGAAAGCGAGTGCAATAAAATATCTGACGAACCCAAATGCAACGACGAGAAGATATGCAGTTGGCATAAGGAGGTTAAAGCGGGAGAAAAGAACTGCCAATTTAACtcaaaaaaagcgaaagagaaaggaattTCTGTAACACAAACTCAAACTGTAGgaggaacagaaacaacaacagataagtgcaaagataagaaaaaggcTAACTGCAAAGATagttgcaaatgggaaggcgAAACTTGCAAAGAATCCTCTATtctagtaaacaaaaaattcgcCCTCAGTGCTGCTGCGTTTGCGGCCTTGCTTTTTTAG